From the genome of Corallococcus macrosporus DSM 14697:
CAGGCGGATCTGTCCTCGGCCTGGGTCTGCGAGCTGAACCGCACCGAGGAGCAGGACCGCTCCCGGGAGCTGCTGTCCCTGGCGGAAGGCGCCCTGGGGCCGGTGGTGCATGGCGCCCCGCCGGCCAGCGCCGCCCCGGGTGATTCTTGAGGGAATGTCGCGGGTTTCCTCGCTCCGGCGGTGACAGTCCCCGCGCGTTGGGCGTAGAAATCCGTCCATGGCGAAGGAGAGCTACAACGATCTCATCTTCCAGCTAGGTGACCTGGCCCGGGACAGGTTGCCGGGCAAGCCCACCTGCCCCCGCTCCATGGATCGCGTCTACCGGGCCGAGGAGGCCGTGGTGGCGCGCCGGGACGAGCTGGCGGCGCTCGAGCAGGAGATGAACGACGAGGACGCGGTGTATTCGGACTTTCTCGCCGTGCAGGAAGAGGAGCGGGCAAAGCACGGCGCCATCGTCAAGAAGTGGAAGAAGGCGGTGGATGCCATCGACGGCAAGGTGAAGGAGCTGCGCAAGACGCTCGCGTCACGCAGGGCGGAGCAGCGCTACGCCGAGGACGGCCTGGCCAAGCTGGAGCAGAAGATCAGCGACATGGAGCTGACCGGCGAGCGGCCCGACAAGATCGACGTGGCCCGCACCAACCTGAAGAAGAACCGGCTCCAGCAGATGCGGCTCGGCCGTGAGCTGGAGGACCTGGAGGCCCGCCTGTCCACTGCGCTCACGCCCGAGCCCGGCCAGCCCGGCGCGGCCGGCATCCTGGCGCACAAGCGCATGCTGGAGATGGAGGACGAGGCGGAGGAGCGCAAGCTGGATCACGAGCACCGCATGGCGGAGCTCGACCAGGCGATCGCCGCCAAGGAAGAACAGGTCCAGGCCGCGGAGGATTATCTGGATCAAGCACTGTTCCTCCTGGGCGAAGACGTGTATGCACAGCGCATCAACGATGCGCAGCTCGCACCGTTCTACCCGCGGTTGGATCGCGCGCAGTGAGAGAGGCACCCGCCCGTAGTGCTTGACGGCGGGGACCTGTCTGCTACATTGCGCCGCTTCCTGGCGACCGCGGGGACGCGTGCAGTCCAGGTCATTGAACTTATTGGGTTTTTCCGCGCCACCAGCGCGCTGGCAGTGAGGACGACGTGAAGGGTCTGATTGGCAAGAAGATCGGCATGACCCAGGTGTTCAACGATGAGGGCAACCTCGTCCCGGTCACGGTGATCGACGTAGGCACGTGCCAGGTCGTTGGCAAGCGCACCCCGGAGAAGGACAAGTACTCCGCGGTGACCATTGGGTTTGGTGAGATCCGCGAGAAGATTCTCAACCTGGCCGAGCGGGGCTTCTTCAAGAAGGCCAACGCGCCTTACCGCCGCCACCTGAAGGAGTTCCGCGTCACGCCGGAGGAGGCTGCCTCCTTCAACGTGGGCGACGCCGTCAAGGCGGACATGTTCTCCAAGGGCGAGCTGGTGGACGTCACGGGCGTCACCAAGGGCCGCGGTTTCTCCGGCGTCATGCGCCGCTGGAACTTCAAGGGCTCGCAGACGAAGACGCACGGTACGCACGAGTACCAGCGTCACCCGGGCGCCATCGGTCAGCGCAAGACGCCGGGCCGCGTGTACCCGAACAAGAAGATGCCCGGTCACTACGGCGTGGAGCAGGTCACCACCCAGAACCTGACCGTGGTGGACGTGGACGTGGAGAAGGGCCTGGTGCTCGTGAAGGGCGCCGTCGCCGGCCACAGGGACGGCGTCGTCTACATCCGCCCCTCCATCAAGGCGGCCATGCGCGCGCAGCACAAGGCCGCGCGCGGCGCGTAGTCCGCTGCTGAGCGTCTGACGCTCGAAACGCCCCGCCTCCGGGCCCGACTCGTCGGGCATCCGGGCGGGGCGTTCGTCTTTGCGGGGCAGGGTGCCGTGCGGTTTCCGTGGGTGGGCAGGTGTCTGCCCCGCGTGACGACCCGGCTGCCTGCTTCATCACGTCCCGTGCCACCGCGTGCCCCGGAAACGTTGACCGGTGGGCGTCCGGTGGGGGCGACCGTGAAAAGAATTCCGACGCTTGGCCATCTCCGGCTTGTCGGTCGTGGAAGCCGTGCGCACATCCAGGCCCCACAAAGGAGTCAGAAGCGTCAGGTGACGCGGAACTCCGTGGCTGGCGGGAGCCCCTGTTGCTCCCGCTCATGGCGGCCCACCCCACGGGCCGGGCAGGATTATGATCGCACGCACGCTCTGCGTCTTCGCTTCGTTGGCCGTCTCGTTGGCGGCGCCGGTCGCCGCGGCACAGGACGATGAGAACGTCCTGGACAAGGTCGTCGTCCGCAACCGGCTGTACGAGCCGGGCGGCAAGCTGGAGGTGTCCCTGGGGGTGGGTCTGCCGCTGCAGACGCGCCTGACGGCGCACTACGTCTTCAACGCCGGCGTGGCCTTCAACCTCTTCAACACCTTCGCGGTGGAGGCGCGGGCGGGCTATGCGGCCAGCCGTCACACGGGCCTGGCGCGCTCCATCTCCGAGAGCTTCCTCAACCGCGAGGACAAGCGCGTCACCGACGAGCTGGAAGACCTCTGGCAGATGAACCTGCACGGGGTGGCCGGTGTCCGCTGGGCGCCCATCTACGGGAAGCTCAGCCTGCTGTCGGACCTGCCGGCCCACTTCCAGGCCTACGTCTGGGCCGGCGGCGGCCTGGGCTCCTTCGAGCGCCGGTCCGTCATCCAGTGCGCGCAGGTGGTGAACCGCGAGCTGGGCATCTGTGACAACCGGACGTCGGTGGATGATCGCGGCTCGGCCTCCCAGGACTACTGGGTGAGGGAGTCGCGGGTGGCCCCGGTGGTGTCCGCGGCGGTGGGCTTCCGCTTCTTCATCCGGAACAACCACGGCGTGCGCCTGGAGCTGCGCGACTGGGTCTTCCGGGACAACTACCGCGTCAACCTGTCGCGCGACGCGTGGGAGGCGGGGCAGGCGACGGGTGAGCCCGCGCGCAGTCCTGGCCTCACGCACCTGGTGCAGTTCGACCTTGGCTACAC
Proteins encoded in this window:
- the rplC gene encoding 50S ribosomal protein L3; this encodes MKGLIGKKIGMTQVFNDEGNLVPVTVIDVGTCQVVGKRTPEKDKYSAVTIGFGEIREKILNLAERGFFKKANAPYRRHLKEFRVTPEEAASFNVGDAVKADMFSKGELVDVTGVTKGRGFSGVMRRWNFKGSQTKTHGTHEYQRHPGAIGQRKTPGRVYPNKKMPGHYGVEQVTTQNLTVVDVDVEKGLVLVKGAVAGHRDGVVYIRPSIKAAMRAQHKAARGA
- a CDS encoding outer membrane beta-barrel domain-containing protein, yielding MIARTLCVFASLAVSLAAPVAAAQDDENVLDKVVVRNRLYEPGGKLEVSLGVGLPLQTRLTAHYVFNAGVAFNLFNTFAVEARAGYAASRHTGLARSISESFLNREDKRVTDELEDLWQMNLHGVAGVRWAPIYGKLSLLSDLPAHFQAYVWAGGGLGSFERRSVIQCAQVVNRELGICDNRTSVDDRGSASQDYWVRESRVAPVVSAAVGFRFFIRNNHGVRLELRDWVFRDNYRVNLSRDAWEAGQATGEPARSPGLTHLVQFDLGYTFSF